A window of the Lactuca sativa cultivar Salinas chromosome 7, Lsat_Salinas_v11, whole genome shotgun sequence genome harbors these coding sequences:
- the LOC111880838 gene encoding receptor-like protein 51 — translation MRASTTTITFLLVLLLILYPTATVPTPPPATTDTVPAQSPSSSSTSATLDPQQLRALQFLHIPTTHGLCSQFSCDTATPFRHLLSLRLTSCSSEFHLSTTLLSSLSTLTSLTFLNCHIPVVHFPTSLSTNLHSFTSINSLQRLTGVFLSRFHNLTHLYISGDPIKASGIHIITSNMKSLNSIILSNTHLTGYLPKDWSPNLTYIDFSKNKLKGTIPTSLTLLKNLKVLNFSSNNLIGVIPNSFGGLISLQNVSLSSNSISGPIPGSMSSIPGLVHLDLSSNQLNGAIPEFISEMKELKYLNLENNHFHGVLPFDTSFIKRLDVFKIGGNDDLCYNHSTISAEMNLGIAPCDKHGMPILPPPAFKEPSSSVGDLIRGGGDEGDGGDDDTEKKNQVHVNRGPSKVLLGVAIGLSAMVFLLIFLILLFKC, via the coding sequence ATGAGAGCTTCCACAACCACCATCACCTTCCTCCTCGTCCTCCTCCTAATCCTATACCCCACAGCCACCGTCCCCACTCCGCCACCAGCCACCACAGACACCGTTCCAGCTCAATCTCCATCGTCTTCTTCCACCTCCGCCACCCTTGACCCACAACAACTAAGAGCCCTTCAATTCCTCCACATCCCAACCACCCACGGTCTCTGCTCTCAATTCTCCTGCGACACCGCCACCCCATTCCGCCACCTCCTCTCCCTCCGCCTCACCAGCTGCTCCTCCGAATTCCACCTCTCCACCACCCTCCTCTCCTCCCTATCCACCCTCACCTCCCTGACTTTCCTCAACTGTCACATCCCAGTCGTCCACTTCCCCACCTCCCTCTCCACTAACCTCCATTCTTTCACCTCCATCAACTCCCTCCAACGCCTAACCGGCGTCTTTCTCAGCCGCTTCCACAACCTCACCCATCTATACATCTCCGGAGACCCCATCAAAGCCTCCGGTATCCACATTATCACCTCCAACATGAAATCTTTAAACTCTATAATACTCTCCAACACACATCTCACCGGATATCTCCCAAAAGATTGGAGTCCAAATCTAACCTACATCGACTTCTCCAAAAACAAACTCAAAGGCACAATACCCACATCATTAACTCTCCTGAAAAACCTTAAAGTCTTAAACTTTTCATCAAATAATCTCATTGGAGTTATACCAAATTCGTTCGGTGGCTTAATTTCCCTTCAAAATGTTTCTTTATCATCGAACTCGATATCTGGTCCCATACCCGGATCCATGTCCTCCATACCCGGGTTAGTTCATTTAGATCTGAGTTCGAATCAACTCAATGGAGCAATCCCTGAGTTCATCTCAGAAATGAAGGAACTAAAGTATTTGAATCTTGAAAACAATCATTTCCATGGAGTTTTGCCGTTTGATACATCGTTTATCAAGAGATTAGATGTGTTCAAGATTGGTGGAAATGATGATTTGTGTTACAATCATTCAACTATTTCGGCGGAAATGAATCTTGGGATTGCTCCTTGTGATAAACATGGAATGCCCATTTTGCCCCCACCGGCGTTCAAAGAGCCGTCGTCATCGGTGGGTGATTTAATccgtggtggtggtgatgagggTGATGGCGGCGATGATGATACGGAAAAGAAGAATCAAGTGCATGTTAATAGGGGGCCAAGCAAGGTGCTTCTTGGTGTAGCAATTGGGCTTTCGGCCATGGTTTTCCTTTTAATTTTCTTGATTTTGTTATTTAAGTGTTAG